In one window of Mercurialis annua linkage group LG4, ddMerAnnu1.2, whole genome shotgun sequence DNA:
- the LOC126679139 gene encoding protein FAR1-RELATED SEQUENCE 9 isoform X1 codes for MSGGRLSSVVEYLKRMQAEDAAFFYALQHDTHQSLANLFWADASSKLNYHYFGDAVLFDPLYRTNPYTIPFAAFTGLNHHGQPILLGCALIFNESHSSFVWLFQTWLHAMSGRLPVSFTTHPDGLIRAAAEQVLPGTRIRFSKHAMFRETQQKIPQIYQLHPMFEVEFKKCINEADTIDEFESSWQTLVQRYYLIDNAWLQSMYDVRQYWVPVYMRNTFFGDLSINEASGELTSFFDGFVDASTTIHMLPKQYEKAAASWQEKELKADYDTTNTTPVLKTPSPMEKQAANLYTRRIFTKFQEELVETLANPATKVDDSGTLTTYRVAKFGEEIKAHTVHFNSFVMKASCSCQMFEYKGIICRHVLAVFRAKNVLTLPTQYVLKRWTRNAKTGTVFDERASQLPCNSQESLSVRYNSLRQEAIKYVEQGAKSIQIYNVAMDALQEASKKVAAMKNRTLGASECGVLTNGSSQMLHVADENTLPASHPAQDEKEKKIRELSDELESTNQRSEVYRANLVGVLRDMEEQKLKLSVKVQNARLSLKE; via the exons ATGAGCGGCGGCAGGCTTAGTAGTGTGGTGGAGTATTTGAAGCGAATGCAGGCTGAGGATGCTGCTTTCTTTTATGCTCTTCAGCACGACACTCACCAATCACTTGCAAATCTGTTCTGGGCAGATGCTTCTTCCAAGCTCAACTATCATTACTTTGGAGATGCCGTACTATTCGACCCTCTCTATCGCACCAACCCGTACACCATTCCCTTTGCAGCATTCACAGGCCTAAACCATCACGGCCAGCCTATATTGCTCGGCTGTGCTCTTATATTCAACGAGTCCCACTCCTCATTTGTGTGGCTTTTCCAAACATGGCTTCATGCCATGTCTGGTAGACTCCCAGTTTCCTTTACAACGCATCCTGATGGGCTCATACGGGCCGCTGCTGAACAGGTTCTTCCTGGCACTCGCATTCGATTCAGTAAGCACGCCATGTTTAGAGAAACCCAACAGAAAATCCCTCAGATTTATCAGTTGCACCCTATGTTTGAAGTTGAATTTAAAAAGTGCATCAACGAGGCTGACACTATAGATGAGTTTGAATCATCTTGGCAAACACTTGTGCAAAGATACTATCTCATTGATAACGCCTGGCTCCAGTCTATGTACGATGTTAGACAGTACTGGGTCCCTGTATATATGCGAAACACCTTTTTCGGAGACTTGTCTATAAATGAAGCAAGTGGAGAGTTAACATCATTCTTTGACGGGTTTGTCGATGCATCAACCACCATCCACATGCTGCCTAAGCAGTACGAAAAAGCTGCCGCAAGTTGGCAGGAAAAGGAGTTAAAAGCAGACTATGACACCACTAACACAACGCCCGTACTGAAGACTCCTTCTCCCATGGAAAAACAAGCTGCTAACCTTTATACTAGAAGAATCTTTACTAAATTTCAAGAGGAATTGGTTGAGACTCTTGCTAATCCTGCAACCAAGGTTGATGACTCAGGAACCCTCACCACTTACCGAGTTGCCAAATTTGGGGAAGAAATTAAAGCACATACTGTCCATTTTAATTCTTTTGTGATGAAAGCTAGTTGCAGCTGCCAAATGTTTGAATATAAAGGAATTATTTGTCGGCACGTATTAGCGGTTTTTAGAGCAAAAAATGTTCTTACCCTTCCTACTCAATATGTATTGAAAAGATGGACAAGAAATGCCAAGACTGGGACTGTGTTTGATGAACGTGCTTCTCAATTGCCTTGCAATTCTCAAGAGTCTCTAAGTGTTCGATATAACAGTTTGCGACAGGAGGCAATCAAATATGTTGAACAAGGAGCTAAATCTATTCAGATTTATAATGTGGCAATGGATGCTTTGCAAGAAGCTTCTAAGAAGGTTGCTGCTATGAAGAATAGAACTCTTGGAGCCTCAGAGTGTGGAGTTTTGACCAATGGAAGTAGTCAAATGCTTCATGTAGCTGATGAAAACACGTTGCCTGCGTCTCATCCCGCG CAGGatgagaaagaaaagaaaattcgaGAACTGAGTGATGAGCTGGAGAGTACAAATCAACGGTCTGAAGTGTATCGAGCAAATTTAGTTGGTGTGTTGAGAGATATGGAAGAACAGAAGTTGAAGCTGTCGGTGAAAGTTCAGAATGCAAGGCTTAGTTTGAAAGAATGA
- the LOC126679139 gene encoding protein FAR1-RELATED SEQUENCE 9 isoform X2, whose protein sequence is MSGGRLSSVVEYLKRMQAEDAAFFYALQHDTHQSLANLFWADASSKLNYHYFGDAVLFDPLYRTNPYTIPFAAFTGLNHHGQPILLGCALIFNESHSSFVWLFQTWLHAMSGRLPVSFTTHPDGLIRAAAEQVLPGTRIRFSKHAMFRETQQKIPQIYQLHPMFEVEFKKCINEADTIDEFESSWQTLVQRYYLIDNAWLQSMYDVRQYWVPVYMRNTFFGDLSINEASGELTSFFDGFVDASTTIHMLPKQYEKAAASWQEKELKADYDTTNTTPVLKTPSPMEKQAANLYTRRIFTKFQEELVETLANPATKVDDSGTLTTYRVAKFGEEIKAHTVHFNSFVMKASCSCQMFEYKGIICRHVLAVFRAKNVLTLPTQYVLKRWTRNAKTGTVFDERASQLPCNSQESLSVRYNSLRQEAIKYVEQGAKSIQIYNVAMDALQEASKKVAAMKNRTLGASECGVLTNGSSQMLHVADENTLPASHPADEKEKKIRELSDELESTNQRSEVYRANLVGVLRDMEEQKLKLSVKVQNARLSLKE, encoded by the exons ATGAGCGGCGGCAGGCTTAGTAGTGTGGTGGAGTATTTGAAGCGAATGCAGGCTGAGGATGCTGCTTTCTTTTATGCTCTTCAGCACGACACTCACCAATCACTTGCAAATCTGTTCTGGGCAGATGCTTCTTCCAAGCTCAACTATCATTACTTTGGAGATGCCGTACTATTCGACCCTCTCTATCGCACCAACCCGTACACCATTCCCTTTGCAGCATTCACAGGCCTAAACCATCACGGCCAGCCTATATTGCTCGGCTGTGCTCTTATATTCAACGAGTCCCACTCCTCATTTGTGTGGCTTTTCCAAACATGGCTTCATGCCATGTCTGGTAGACTCCCAGTTTCCTTTACAACGCATCCTGATGGGCTCATACGGGCCGCTGCTGAACAGGTTCTTCCTGGCACTCGCATTCGATTCAGTAAGCACGCCATGTTTAGAGAAACCCAACAGAAAATCCCTCAGATTTATCAGTTGCACCCTATGTTTGAAGTTGAATTTAAAAAGTGCATCAACGAGGCTGACACTATAGATGAGTTTGAATCATCTTGGCAAACACTTGTGCAAAGATACTATCTCATTGATAACGCCTGGCTCCAGTCTATGTACGATGTTAGACAGTACTGGGTCCCTGTATATATGCGAAACACCTTTTTCGGAGACTTGTCTATAAATGAAGCAAGTGGAGAGTTAACATCATTCTTTGACGGGTTTGTCGATGCATCAACCACCATCCACATGCTGCCTAAGCAGTACGAAAAAGCTGCCGCAAGTTGGCAGGAAAAGGAGTTAAAAGCAGACTATGACACCACTAACACAACGCCCGTACTGAAGACTCCTTCTCCCATGGAAAAACAAGCTGCTAACCTTTATACTAGAAGAATCTTTACTAAATTTCAAGAGGAATTGGTTGAGACTCTTGCTAATCCTGCAACCAAGGTTGATGACTCAGGAACCCTCACCACTTACCGAGTTGCCAAATTTGGGGAAGAAATTAAAGCACATACTGTCCATTTTAATTCTTTTGTGATGAAAGCTAGTTGCAGCTGCCAAATGTTTGAATATAAAGGAATTATTTGTCGGCACGTATTAGCGGTTTTTAGAGCAAAAAATGTTCTTACCCTTCCTACTCAATATGTATTGAAAAGATGGACAAGAAATGCCAAGACTGGGACTGTGTTTGATGAACGTGCTTCTCAATTGCCTTGCAATTCTCAAGAGTCTCTAAGTGTTCGATATAACAGTTTGCGACAGGAGGCAATCAAATATGTTGAACAAGGAGCTAAATCTATTCAGATTTATAATGTGGCAATGGATGCTTTGCAAGAAGCTTCTAAGAAGGTTGCTGCTATGAAGAATAGAACTCTTGGAGCCTCAGAGTGTGGAGTTTTGACCAATGGAAGTAGTCAAATGCTTCATGTAGCTGATGAAAACACGTTGCCTGCGTCTCATCCCGCG GatgagaaagaaaagaaaattcgaGAACTGAGTGATGAGCTGGAGAGTACAAATCAACGGTCTGAAGTGTATCGAGCAAATTTAGTTGGTGTGTTGAGAGATATGGAAGAACAGAAGTTGAAGCTGTCGGTGAAAGTTCAGAATGCAAGGCTTAGTTTGAAAGAATGA